The Malus sylvestris chromosome 12, drMalSylv7.2, whole genome shotgun sequence genome contains a region encoding:
- the LOC126594029 gene encoding uncharacterized protein LOC126594029, producing the protein MSGPSDRRFDLNLGEETAMPSPDNIWRPSFISPTGPLTVGDSVMKNDMTAAVVARNLLTPKDNRLLSKRSDELAVKDSLALSVQCAGSVSNMAQRLFARTRQVESLAAEVMSLKQEIRGLKHENKQLHRLAHDYATNMKRKLDQMKESDGKVLLDHQRFVGLFQRHLLPSSSGAVLGNEASNDEPPMPPPSGVLSSTEAPDNHPPVLSLSGALPTAETSPKQPL; encoded by the coding sequence atgtctggaccctccgaccgtcgttttgacttgaaccttggagaagagacagccatgccttctccagacaacatatggcgcccatccttcatatcccctactggtcctcttaccgttggggattctgtgatgaagaatgatatgaccgctgcagtggtggccaggaaccttctcactcccaaagataacagactactttccaaacggtctgatgagttggctgttaaggactctctggctcttagtgttcagtgtgcaggttctgtgtctaatatggcccaacgcctatttgctagaacccgccaagttgaatcattggctgctgaagtgatgagtctcaaacaggagattagagggctcaagcatgagaataagcagttgcaccggctcgcccatgactatgctacaaacatgaagaggaagcttgaccagatgaaggaatctgatggtaaggttttacttgatcatcagcggtttgtgggtttgttccaaaggcatttattgccttcgtcctctggggctgtacttggtaatgaagcttcaaatgatgaacctccaatgcctcctccttctggggttttgtcaagtactgaggctccggataaccaccctccggtgctttctctttctggggctctaccgactgctgagacttcccctaagcaacctttgtga